One window of Elaeis guineensis isolate ETL-2024a chromosome 11, EG11, whole genome shotgun sequence genomic DNA carries:
- the LOC105054005 gene encoding peroxisome biogenesis protein 19-2 has protein sequence MADPSNDDLDQLLDSALDDFTKLDLAPSQRSGGVGDGKGGGEEGRASLPPSSSVQGLGMGLPDLKARRKGKQRASPQGSHASEALEKLTQQTREAVRGLESATAAAPTGEGGLDSEAMVEDFVKQFEELAGSQDMESIVETMMQQLLSKEILHEPMKEIGERYPKWLEEHKNGLNQEEYDRYYRQYELILKLNDVYENEPENFSKIVDLMQNMQECGQPPNDIVQELAPDLDLNNLGQISPELLQSTSNCCVM, from the exons ATGGCCGACCCCTCTAACGACGATCTAGACCAACTCCTTGACA GTGCTTTGGACGACTTCACCAAGCTTGATCTCGCTCCCTCTCAAAG AAGCGGTGGTGTTGGAGATGGGAAAGGAGGTGGGGAAGAGGGAAGGGCTTCTTTGCCCCCTTCTTCTTCGGTGCAGGGATTGGGGATGGGGCTGCCAGACCTGAAGGCGAGGAGGAAGGGGAAGCAGCGGGCTTCTCCCCAGGGATCTCACGCCTCCGAGGCGCTCGAGAAATTGACTCAGCAGACCCGCGAAGCCGTCCGGGGGCTGGAGTCTGCCACCGCCGCGGCCCCGACAGGCGAGGGTGGTTTGGATAGCGAGGCCATGGTCGAGGATTTTGTCAAGCAGTTCGAGGAGCTCGCTGGGTCTCAG GACATGGAATCCATTGTTGAAACTATGATGCAACAACTTTTGTCCAAGGAGATTCTTCATGAACCTATGAAGGAAATTGGAGAAAGATATCCAAAGTGGTTGGAGGAGCACAAAAATGGATTGAACCAGGAAGAATACGATCGCTATTATCGCCAATATGAGCTCATATTGAAGCTGAATGATGTATATGAAAATGAGCCTGAAAATTTCTCTAAGATTGTTGATCTTATGCAGAACATGCAGGAATGTGGCCAACCTCCCAATGATATTGTTCAAGAGCTTGCCCCTGATCTTGATCTAAACAATCTGGGCCAAAT ATCACCAGAGCTGCTCCAGTCTACATCCAATTGCTGTGTAATGTGA